A stretch of Methylogaea oryzae DNA encodes these proteins:
- a CDS encoding prepilin-type N-terminal cleavage/methylation domain-containing protein → MQTRAKHQAGFSLVEVLVAAAIFSLGVLAVVKLQGEFLRGSGEADARSVAVQLAQQKLDDLRRFGTGTGASAFAFTEIDTNAGGAKDANGNLNLPADTSTSNGSNVVGNTDYSLSWTVSPQYFGSPVSQTAVVDPAGSASASVAQKQVTVTVSWVDQTGTTQSVQLADIINSMSPDSAAGLSGGPSAGAGASNTGPEVIYTPSTSAGVVPVDVGVDTHRETLVPTVSGGQVKFTAYTYAATGVLLRQEDFTTVGCTCTLGATQGSGRTPAHAVWVAGTTNSFRDVDGDVVTKDVGTKANNQQDDMCTACCRDHHDPGSNATDTVAANPTTSDPLTTGGGDGTADGLKYCDPANGIFDRCYDPFRDAGGADDYTNGKHNHYTTAGAIATAGQNYVESCRMKRVGGYWRVYQDWQLVNTQAFSLNDFTTTGSTAKDDYAAYVQHIVDNILNDNSITKFYGQSFTLPTTPPAAQRNSSNPLVMQVGDKVQLTGRAVYVDYLFSTLLDKVRAQKAAGSDYLVNVPFYEVEVTGRAPTCTDSPLPNQDSAYTGGWCRPTGTSSVSVGAVGNGANALNAGQVQGNSDSGGQRTVTFDFRRSNTGLTGSSSPADVNPNAANRDRLKNRANVVVQVLGASSATVTLTVPITGGSPTSSVLSFTDTYGAVQCTGTGAGPFNCPVHSGVAGTLTYTGSNATQTCTGSGSYSAIGANTTLSPALAITCTTTVVNYPLTINFNYSPSNKKADAVTSLTAVNAQGNSVLNGSCTPTTQGQTITGFTCQVTASAGTVTFSGTRTSGQSTTACSGSGSFAGATQSGGTATVTVTCQ, encoded by the coding sequence ATGCAAACGCGCGCAAAGCATCAAGCAGGCTTCAGCCTCGTGGAGGTTTTGGTGGCGGCGGCCATATTCAGCCTGGGCGTATTGGCCGTGGTCAAGCTGCAAGGCGAGTTCCTACGCGGCAGCGGCGAAGCCGATGCCCGCTCCGTCGCCGTGCAGCTGGCGCAGCAAAAACTCGACGATTTGCGCCGTTTCGGCACAGGCACGGGAGCGTCCGCATTCGCCTTCACCGAAATCGACACCAACGCCGGCGGCGCCAAAGACGCCAACGGCAACCTCAACCTACCGGCGGACACCAGCACCAGCAATGGCAGCAACGTCGTAGGCAACACGGACTACAGCCTGAGCTGGACGGTAAGCCCCCAATACTTCGGCTCCCCCGTGAGCCAAACCGCCGTCGTCGACCCGGCCGGCAGCGCCAGCGCCAGCGTGGCGCAAAAGCAAGTCACCGTGACGGTAAGCTGGGTGGACCAAACGGGAACGACACAAAGCGTGCAGTTGGCGGACATCATCAACTCCATGTCCCCCGACTCGGCGGCCGGCCTGTCGGGAGGACCGTCCGCAGGAGCCGGAGCTTCCAACACCGGACCGGAAGTCATCTACACGCCCAGCACCTCGGCCGGCGTGGTACCGGTCGACGTGGGCGTGGACACCCACCGGGAAACCTTGGTGCCCACCGTTTCCGGAGGCCAGGTCAAATTCACCGCCTACACCTATGCCGCGACGGGCGTGCTGCTAAGGCAGGAAGATTTCACCACCGTGGGCTGCACCTGCACCTTGGGCGCGACCCAAGGCAGCGGCCGGACGCCGGCCCACGCCGTTTGGGTGGCGGGGACTACCAATTCCTTCCGCGACGTGGACGGCGACGTGGTGACCAAGGACGTGGGCACTAAGGCGAACAACCAGCAGGACGATATGTGCACCGCCTGCTGCCGCGACCATCACGATCCGGGCAGCAACGCCACCGACACCGTTGCCGCCAACCCCACCACCAGCGACCCATTGACCACCGGCGGCGGCGACGGCACAGCCGACGGCCTCAAGTATTGCGACCCCGCCAACGGCATATTCGACCGCTGCTACGATCCCTTCCGCGACGCCGGCGGCGCCGACGACTACACCAACGGCAAGCACAACCACTACACGACGGCGGGCGCCATCGCGACAGCGGGCCAGAACTATGTTGAATCCTGCCGCATGAAGCGGGTGGGCGGCTACTGGCGCGTGTACCAGGATTGGCAGCTGGTCAACACGCAAGCCTTCTCCCTCAACGACTTCACCACCACCGGCAGCACGGCCAAAGACGATTACGCCGCCTACGTGCAGCACATCGTCGACAATATCCTGAACGACAACTCCATCACCAAATTTTACGGGCAGAGTTTCACCTTACCGACGACGCCTCCCGCAGCGCAAAGGAATAGCTCCAACCCCTTGGTGATGCAGGTGGGAGACAAGGTGCAGCTGACCGGCCGGGCCGTTTACGTGGATTACCTGTTCTCCACCCTGCTGGACAAAGTGCGGGCGCAAAAGGCGGCCGGCTCGGACTACCTCGTCAACGTGCCCTTCTACGAAGTGGAAGTAACCGGCCGCGCCCCGACCTGCACCGACAGCCCCCTCCCGAACCAAGACTCCGCCTATACCGGCGGCTGGTGCCGCCCCACCGGCACCAGCAGCGTATCGGTCGGCGCGGTGGGCAACGGCGCCAACGCGCTCAATGCCGGCCAGGTTCAGGGCAACAGCGACAGCGGCGGCCAACGGACGGTCACCTTCGACTTCCGCCGCAGCAACACCGGCTTGACCGGCTCCAGCAGCCCGGCCGACGTCAACCCCAACGCCGCCAACCGCGACAGGCTCAAAAACCGCGCAAACGTCGTGGTACAAGTGCTCGGCGCCAGCTCCGCCACGGTTACCCTAACGGTGCCGATAACCGGCGGCTCGCCCACCAGCAGCGTGCTGTCGTTCACCGACACTTACGGCGCAGTGCAGTGCACCGGGACCGGCGCCGGCCCGTTCAACTGCCCGGTCCACTCCGGCGTAGCGGGAACCTTGACCTATACCGGATCGAACGCCACGCAAACGTGCACAGGCTCGGGCAGCTACAGCGCAATAGGGGCGAACACCACGCTATCGCCGGCGCTGGCCATTACCTGCACCACGACCGTGGTCAACTATCCGTTGACGATCAACTTCAATTACAGCCCGAGCAACAAGAAAGCTGACGCGGTCACTTCCTTGACGGCCGTGAACGCCCAAGGCAACAGCGTACTCAACGGTTCGTGCACACCGACGACCCAAGGCCAGACCATCACCGGCTTCACCTGCCAAGTGACGGCCAGCGCCGGTACGGTCACCTTCAGCGGCACGCGCACGTCCGGGCAGTCGACGACGGCCTGCTCGGGATCGGGCTCCTTCGCCGGCGCCACGCAATCCGGCGGCACGGCGACGGTGACGGTCACCTGCCAATAA